The Solibacillus sp. FSL R7-0682 genome includes a window with the following:
- a CDS encoding DUF6143 family protein — MTMNNNDKFNKTVTIPNPLYQSLEGRYFVGQTETIRLGKGKYAWGGLINPSNSNVDLFVNAFTISNHSNEPIIAQIWFNPIIIGKSMISDKVTPADTALSPLPRPKVQLKFAELINWVPEKGVNAFQRIVPPQSTLSSDEDGKFIFPPNGSFVLFLVSPNLEIVKAEIAFGWFEKKVITL; from the coding sequence ATGACGATGAATAATAATGACAAATTTAATAAAACGGTTACCATACCAAACCCTTTATATCAATCTTTAGAGGGACGATACTTTGTTGGTCAAACTGAAACAATTCGTTTAGGAAAAGGAAAGTATGCTTGGGGAGGTTTAATTAACCCCTCTAATTCAAATGTAGATTTATTTGTAAATGCATTTACTATATCAAATCACTCAAATGAACCTATTATTGCTCAAATTTGGTTTAATCCTATAATTATAGGGAAATCCATGATTTCAGATAAAGTGACCCCTGCAGATACAGCTCTATCCCCTCTTCCTAGACCAAAAGTTCAACTCAAATTTGCAGAGCTGATTAACTGGGTACCAGAGAAAGGAGTAAATGCATTTCAGCGAATTGTTCCGCCACAAAGTACTTTATCAAGTGATGAAGATGGAAAATTCATATTTCCACCCAATGGATCGTTTGTACTATTCTTAGTTTCGCCTAACCTTGAAATTGTAAAGGCAGAGATTGCTTTTGGTTGGTTTGAAAAAAAAGTAATAACTCTCTGA
- a CDS encoding MFS transporter — protein sequence MFKNMNFSLLFFATFFNSFGDATLFVILLSMIQLFDGGSISTSFYYLFSALPVLIFGLHIGAYIENKSLKNVMLKSVAIRILLLLLCYIYSLFADYSTYFIFIVIFIITFIHLFFVNASGAMMPQIVEHVHIPKANSLFRVMTMTGKLLAYSFTALLFQFNLTVYEMLLLLIIFYVGALASIFFMRVINQQTPEPVHKDRLFDAIKEGLTYIKQDKMLSRLFIVFGLGWMVGSAIDLYLISYLRLVLGKGAENLFVFTTPTMIGILIGSFISPILYEKLNKKLGLYLSLFAFSFAMLCFALELPLHLLQAVLIVGGISQGILNIFVVSILQTTVPSHFIARVFSVYNIICIGGGIPTYLIFGYFIDQMGVISLGFILSIYLSVVGMICVLCLPNLNKDNSQ from the coding sequence ATGTTTAAAAATATGAACTTTAGTCTATTGTTCTTTGCTACATTTTTCAATTCGTTCGGGGATGCCACTTTATTCGTTATTTTATTGAGCATGATTCAACTTTTTGACGGTGGTAGTATTAGCACATCTTTTTATTATTTATTCTCAGCTCTACCTGTTTTAATATTTGGCTTACATATAGGTGCTTATATCGAAAACAAGTCACTAAAAAATGTAATGCTCAAGTCGGTTGCAATTCGTATTTTATTACTGCTTCTATGTTACATTTACTCATTATTCGCTGATTATTCGACTTACTTTATTTTTATAGTAATCTTCATCATCACATTTATTCATCTCTTTTTTGTAAATGCAAGCGGTGCTATGATGCCCCAAATTGTAGAGCACGTCCATATTCCTAAAGCAAATAGCTTATTTCGTGTTATGACAATGACGGGTAAGCTTCTTGCGTATTCATTTACTGCCCTTCTTTTCCAATTCAATTTAACTGTCTATGAAATGCTTTTACTTCTAATAATTTTTTATGTAGGTGCCCTAGCATCTATTTTCTTTATGCGTGTAATAAATCAACAGACCCCTGAACCAGTTCACAAAGATCGTTTATTCGATGCTATCAAGGAAGGCCTTACCTATATTAAGCAAGATAAAATGCTTTCAAGATTGTTTATCGTATTTGGTTTAGGCTGGATGGTAGGCTCAGCAATTGATTTATATTTAATTAGCTATCTAAGGCTAGTATTAGGAAAAGGAGCTGAAAATTTATTTGTTTTTACAACACCGACGATGATTGGCATTTTGATTGGCTCATTTATTAGCCCAATTTTATATGAAAAATTGAATAAAAAACTCGGCCTCTATTTATCGCTATTCGCCTTTAGTTTTGCGATGTTATGTTTTGCGCTGGAACTGCCTCTCCATTTATTACAGGCAGTATTAATTGTAGGAGGAATTTCGCAAGGGATTTTGAATATTTTCGTTGTTAGCATTCTACAAACTACCGTACCAAGTCATTTTATCGCGCGCGTTTTTAGTGTTTATAACATTATTTGTATTGGAGGTGGTATTCCTACCTATTTGATATTCGGCTATTTTATCGACCAAATGGGCGTAATTTCACTAGGGTTTATTTTATCGATCTATTTATCAGTCGTTGGAATGATATGCGTCCTCTGTTTACCTAATTTAAATAAGGATAATTCGCAGTAA
- a CDS encoding ABC transporter ATP-binding protein, producing MLSIQKLTKTYRGNKMAVDSLSIDIEKGEFIVFIGTSGSGKTTALRMINRMIEPTSGKIILDGTDLSKMNPVQLRRQIGYVIQQIGLMPHMTIRDNITLVPKLLKWDKEEKDKVAERLIELVNLPSSYLDMYPSQLSGGQQQRIGVIRALAANQDIILMDEPFGALDPITRDTLQDLMKDLQVRLGKTVIFVTHDMDEAIKLADRICIMHEGKVVQFDTPDNILANPANDFVRDFIGSHRLIQNKPSVKIVDEVMIQPISITIEKSLDDALRLMVSKRVDTLFVTDAEKRLIGFLNVESFTGPQRTQQSINEVLQREVIYVKTGTKLQDSVRRILKRNLQNIPIVDHDHKLIGLITRANIVDTIYDTIWGDEEENKNALLVNREENVQ from the coding sequence ATGTTATCCATACAAAAATTAACGAAAACATATCGTGGAAACAAAATGGCAGTCGATAGCTTAAGTATTGATATAGAAAAAGGTGAATTTATCGTCTTTATCGGCACAAGTGGCAGCGGGAAAACAACAGCCCTCCGTATGATTAATCGGATGATTGAGCCGACCAGTGGGAAAATTATACTTGATGGAACTGATTTATCTAAAATGAATCCTGTGCAACTACGTAGACAAATTGGCTATGTAATTCAGCAAATAGGGTTAATGCCACATATGACCATCCGAGATAATATTACCCTCGTACCAAAACTCTTGAAATGGGACAAAGAAGAAAAGGACAAAGTGGCGGAACGTTTAATCGAACTTGTAAACTTACCCAGTTCTTATTTAGATATGTACCCTTCCCAACTATCTGGTGGCCAACAACAGCGAATCGGTGTTATACGTGCATTAGCGGCTAATCAAGACATTATTTTAATGGATGAACCATTTGGTGCACTTGACCCCATCACACGTGACACACTTCAAGATTTAATGAAAGATTTGCAAGTGCGCCTTGGCAAAACCGTTATTTTTGTAACGCATGATATGGATGAAGCAATCAAGCTAGCTGACCGAATTTGCATTATGCATGAGGGGAAAGTTGTCCAGTTTGATACGCCAGACAATATTTTAGCAAACCCCGCAAATGATTTTGTACGTGATTTTATTGGTTCTCATCGACTTATTCAAAATAAACCAAGCGTAAAAATAGTAGATGAAGTAATGATACAGCCAATCTCTATTACAATTGAAAAAAGTTTGGATGATGCATTGCGTTTAATGGTATCAAAACGTGTCGATACGCTATTTGTGACAGATGCAGAAAAAAGATTGATAGGTTTTTTAAATGTTGAAAGCTTTACAGGTCCGCAGCGTACACAGCAAAGTATTAATGAAGTATTGCAGCGAGAGGTGATTTACGTTAAAACCGGGACAAAGCTGCAAGATTCTGTCCGCCGTATTTTAAAACGGAACCTTCAAAACATCCCAATTGTTGACCATGACCACAAACTAATTGGTTTAATTACCCGTGCTAATATTGTTGATACGATTTATGACACAATTTGGGGTGACGAGGAAGAAAATAAAAATGCTCTTCTTGTAAATCGAGAGGAGAATGTTCAATGA
- a CDS encoding metallophosphoesterase family protein: protein MKLLVMSDTHGDIEVIERVKSFHPDAVKMIHCGDSELPYFHSAMENLERVKGNCDHDPNYLEEILFQVNGERIYVTHGHLYDVKNSPMKLVYRAKEVGANIVCFGHSHELGAEYIDGIFFVNPGSLLKPRSIKEKSFVTITISNTHFTLDCYDDNNNLIEQMFIER, encoded by the coding sequence ATGAAACTATTAGTAATGAGTGATACACATGGAGATATAGAGGTTATTGAACGTGTGAAAAGCTTTCATCCAGATGCAGTGAAGATGATTCATTGTGGGGATAGTGAATTACCCTATTTTCATTCAGCGATGGAAAACTTAGAACGGGTAAAGGGCAATTGCGATCACGATCCAAACTATTTAGAAGAAATATTATTCCAAGTGAATGGCGAGCGCATATATGTAACTCACGGTCATTTATATGATGTGAAAAATTCACCGATGAAGCTGGTTTACCGAGCAAAAGAAGTGGGAGCGAATATTGTATGCTTTGGTCATTCTCATGAACTTGGCGCGGAATACATTGACGGGATTTTCTTTGTGAACCCTGGTAGTTTATTAAAGCCACGCAGTATTAAAGAAAAATCATTTGTAACGATTACAATCTCCAACACACATTTTACGTTAGATTGTTATGACGATAATAATAATTTAATCGAACAAATGTTTATTGAACGATAA
- a CDS encoding ATPase: MPLTTGPVENTGNQPENASTVRIKVLNLTGGTLTGVVRVYRLNGTRQLLSTTSFSAGANASTFVTRNVAGAFQYEVEIVPNQTGGLYSVYGRTASGVIIDAQRFANSELTQIL, encoded by the coding sequence ATGCCATTAACTACTGGTCCAGTTGAAAATACCGGAAATCAACCAGAAAATGCCTCTACCGTTCGTATTAAAGTTCTTAATCTAACTGGGGGTACACTAACGGGGGTAGTTCGAGTTTATAGACTTAACGGTACAAGACAATTACTTTCGACAACTTCATTTTCAGCAGGTGCTAATGCCTCTACTTTTGTAACGCGAAATGTAGCTGGTGCTTTTCAATATGAAGTTGAAATAGTTCCGAATCAAACTGGAGGATTATATAGTGTTTACGGTCGAACGGCTTCAGGTGTCATCATTGATGCCCAACGATTTGCGAACTCTGAATTGACTCAAATTCTTTAA
- a CDS encoding type II toxin-antitoxin system HicA family toxin produces MKKVISSLMIFSLFLVTVSSTSLNVKASTVEKGHYINDDNLTEELILVDETEIEYNTTVAPIIAYLLRKAVVDAVKDFGKQAVIDAVMKELDLPKVISGKNLVKKLKKVGFEEVRQNGSHIIMKGPNGKTFPVPDHKEIAKGTYSDIKKQIKDAIIPDWL; encoded by the coding sequence ATGAAAAAGGTTATAAGTTCTTTAATGATTTTCTCTTTGTTCTTAGTTACGGTATCAAGTACAAGTCTAAATGTTAAGGCTAGTACGGTCGAAAAAGGTCATTACATAAATGATGATAATTTGACTGAAGAGTTGATTTTAGTAGATGAAACAGAGATTGAATACAATACAACTGTAGCACCTATTATTGCTTATTTATTGAGAAAAGCTGTAGTGGATGCTGTAAAAGATTTTGGGAAACAGGCAGTTATAGATGCTGTCATGAAAGAATTGGATTTACCAAAAGTAATTAGCGGTAAAAATCTTGTAAAAAAACTTAAAAAAGTTGGTTTTGAAGAAGTTAGACAAAATGGAAGCCATATTATTATGAAAGGTCCTAATGGTAAAACTTTCCCTGTACCTGACCATAAGGAAATAGCAAAGGGAACTTACTCAGACATAAAAAAACAAATCAAAGATGCTATAATACCTGACTGGCTATAA
- a CDS encoding TetR/AcrR family transcriptional regulator, which produces MGRKKSSDSLTREMILEEADHQLLQMDFQKVSMRSIANGLGVSHGSIYYHFQSKEQLFNGVIEKYFAILNRKLDAASQDNGNEGTKRLFLSFIEFGLNNQSHYDFMFVKQNGLEDPLQQHAAKESLNKFISTVQMQQNNSLSNNVIHASFIALHGFILYYIGRVDEFEAVKIDANEFVTFQLKTLDN; this is translated from the coding sequence TTGGGTAGAAAAAAAAGTAGCGACAGTTTGACGAGAGAAATGATTTTGGAAGAAGCAGACCATCAATTATTACAAATGGATTTTCAAAAGGTGTCGATGCGCTCAATTGCAAATGGATTAGGCGTTAGTCATGGATCCATTTATTATCACTTCCAAAGCAAAGAACAACTATTTAATGGAGTCATTGAGAAATATTTCGCGATTTTAAACCGGAAGTTAGATGCTGCGAGCCAAGACAATGGAAATGAAGGAACAAAAAGATTATTTTTAAGCTTTATTGAATTTGGCCTAAATAATCAAAGCCATTATGATTTTATGTTTGTAAAACAGAACGGGTTGGAAGACCCCCTCCAACAACATGCCGCAAAAGAAAGCTTAAATAAATTTATTAGTACCGTTCAAATGCAGCAAAACAATTCTTTAAGCAACAATGTTATACATGCATCATTTATAGCTCTGCACGGATTCATATTATACTATATTGGTCGTGTTGATGAATTTGAAGCAGTGAAAATTGATGCAAATGAATTTGTTACATTTCAATTAAAAACTCTAGACAACTAG
- a CDS encoding ABC transporter permease, with product MIAFFTENSSDILLKTWEHFYISIIALFLGVFFAIPLGIFLSKTKTIAKIFLAITSVFQTLPSLAILAIMIPFLGVGKVPAIVALFIYTLLPILNNTYIGLKSVNADLRKTGISMGMTPLQSIWMVELPLAIPVIMAGIRLSAVYVIAWATLASYIGAGGLGDFIFNGLNLYQTELIIGGALLVTALALLTDFILSKVEIWTTPKGLKIEK from the coding sequence ATGATAGCCTTTTTTACGGAAAATAGCAGTGACATACTATTAAAAACATGGGAACACTTTTATATTTCTATTATTGCATTATTTCTTGGTGTATTCTTCGCGATTCCTCTTGGTATATTTTTATCTAAAACAAAAACAATCGCAAAAATCTTTTTAGCCATAACAAGTGTTTTCCAAACATTACCCTCTTTAGCCATTTTAGCTATTATGATTCCATTTCTAGGTGTGGGGAAAGTACCTGCCATTGTTGCATTGTTTATTTATACTTTGCTACCAATTTTAAATAATACTTATATTGGTTTGAAATCTGTTAATGCGGATCTGCGTAAAACAGGTATTAGTATGGGGATGACGCCATTGCAGTCTATATGGATGGTGGAATTACCACTAGCAATTCCAGTTATCATGGCAGGTATACGACTATCTGCTGTATATGTCATTGCCTGGGCAACACTTGCGTCATATATCGGTGCTGGAGGTTTAGGTGATTTTATTTTTAATGGATTAAATCTTTATCAAACAGAACTAATTATTGGCGGTGCATTACTTGTTACGGCATTAGCACTGCTAACAGATTTTATATTATCAAAGGTGGAGATTTGGACAACACCAAAAGGACTAAAAATAGAGAAATGA
- a CDS encoding osmoprotectant ABC transporter substrate-binding protein: MKKTILLFGSILLAFNFLAGCSIGGDQASNTEKIKIASVVTTESQIMGYMLKYMIEYYTDEQVELINNLGSSTVVHQAMINGDANVSATRYTGTDLTGALNADLIKDPAEAMAFVQKAFQEQYNQTFFDSYGFENTYAFMVTQETAQQYNLNKISDLAKIAADIEAGVDTSWLNREGDGFKAFVKEYGFEFKRTYPMQIGLVYDAVQAGEIDIVLGYTTDGRIASYDLKVLEDDLNFFPPYETSALATNEILEAKPGIKEVIQRLVGKISTDKMQELNYLADNNLMEPSVVAENFLIKNNYFSNEEGED, translated from the coding sequence ATGAAGAAAACGATTCTTTTATTCGGAAGTATATTGCTTGCGTTTAATTTTCTTGCTGGCTGTTCGATTGGCGGGGATCAAGCTAGCAATACTGAGAAAATTAAGATTGCAAGTGTTGTCACAACTGAATCACAAATTATGGGTTATATGCTTAAATATATGATTGAGTATTATACAGATGAACAAGTAGAATTAATCAATAATCTTGGTTCGAGTACTGTTGTTCATCAAGCGATGATCAATGGTGACGCAAATGTTTCCGCTACACGTTATACCGGTACAGACCTAACAGGCGCTTTAAATGCAGATCTCATAAAAGATCCAGCCGAGGCAATGGCCTTTGTGCAAAAAGCGTTTCAAGAACAATACAATCAAACCTTCTTTGACTCGTATGGCTTTGAAAACACGTATGCCTTTATGGTAACGCAGGAAACAGCACAACAATACAACCTCAATAAAATTAGCGACCTGGCTAAAATAGCGGCTGATATTGAAGCAGGTGTTGATACATCTTGGTTAAATCGTGAAGGTGATGGGTTTAAGGCATTTGTCAAAGAGTATGGGTTTGAGTTTAAACGTACATATCCAATGCAAATTGGTTTAGTGTATGATGCCGTCCAAGCAGGTGAAATCGATATCGTGCTCGGTTATACAACAGATGGACGTATTGCTTCATATGACTTAAAGGTTCTTGAAGATGATTTGAACTTCTTCCCTCCCTATGAAACAAGTGCGCTTGCAACAAATGAAATTTTAGAAGCAAAACCCGGAATTAAAGAAGTTATCCAGCGTTTAGTTGGCAAAATCTCAACTGATAAAATGCAGGAATTAAACTATTTGGCAGATAATAACTTAATGGAACCCTCTGTAGTGGCAGAAAATTTCCTGATTAAAAATAATTACTTTAGTAATGAGGAAGGTGAGGACTAA
- a CDS encoding histidine kinase N-terminal 7TM domain-containing diguanylate cyclase, translating to MNAQITAYISIMCAAGVLNLFLCIYAFYKRHTYSNIVYYFLAYVATITIYCFSSAVGLLATSIEEIKFWTSVQYIGIAVSPALGLLFVLKYYGFYLSKIMAVLVLLIPTITVLMVSTNDWHHLHYRVFKVDPFLGVPFIYQEEGFWYLVHGTFCFSYMFAAFLFACSRWKETNKVYRPQSITIILGQLIPIITAFLYLIDVTPRGVDPVPMVLWITSALYLWSIKSSRLFTMMPIDKDTIFNSINDGVVVLDDSKQLIEYNKAFQNIFPQLNKTMLGLNFLNMWELLTNKSFPYDFESLLNTKELTIGEAEDRKIYQISISPLRNLKNSKGYIIIFADITKLKELQLQLERQAYYDELTQINNRRAFFQQCEQDFITATTNSTPFTIILLDIDHFKKVNDTYGHHIGDEIIVHVVNRCKTQLPDTALFARSGGEEFVIALNGYNQIDALALAKDLCTSMESQVCVTEKASLNVTVSLGIAEANYETAETLHQLLNKADQALYSAKKAGRNRTGVYEEKNISLSI from the coding sequence GTGAATGCTCAAATAACCGCATATATATCGATTATGTGTGCAGCGGGTGTACTCAATCTATTTTTATGTATTTATGCATTTTATAAGCGACATACATATTCAAATATTGTGTATTATTTTCTTGCGTATGTGGCAACTATAACTATTTATTGTTTTTCTAGTGCAGTTGGATTACTTGCGACAAGTATAGAAGAAATTAAATTTTGGACAAGTGTTCAATATATCGGTATAGCAGTTTCACCAGCTTTAGGTTTATTATTCGTTTTAAAATATTACGGTTTTTATCTTTCAAAAATTATGGCAGTGCTAGTACTGTTGATTCCAACTATAACTGTTTTAATGGTTTCGACAAATGATTGGCATCATTTACATTATCGTGTGTTTAAAGTGGATCCATTTTTAGGTGTTCCATTTATTTATCAGGAGGAAGGTTTTTGGTATCTCGTTCATGGAACCTTTTGCTTCTCCTATATGTTTGCGGCATTTCTTTTCGCTTGCTCGCGCTGGAAAGAAACAAATAAAGTATATCGTCCCCAATCAATTACAATAATCCTTGGGCAGCTCATTCCAATTATAACGGCATTTTTATATTTAATAGATGTAACACCTCGAGGCGTTGACCCTGTCCCAATGGTACTTTGGATTACTTCCGCATTATATTTATGGTCAATTAAATCATCTAGATTATTTACAATGATGCCAATTGATAAAGATACTATTTTTAATAGTATAAATGATGGTGTAGTAGTACTTGATGATTCTAAGCAATTAATAGAATATAACAAAGCATTTCAAAATATATTTCCACAGCTGAATAAAACAATGCTTGGCTTAAACTTTTTAAATATGTGGGAACTGCTTACAAATAAAAGTTTCCCATATGACTTTGAAAGTTTACTTAATACGAAGGAACTAACAATCGGGGAAGCTGAAGATAGAAAGATTTATCAAATAAGTATTTCACCATTACGAAATCTTAAAAATAGTAAGGGGTATATTATTATTTTTGCTGATATTACGAAGCTGAAGGAATTACAGTTACAGCTTGAGCGTCAGGCTTATTACGATGAGCTTACTCAAATTAATAATCGACGAGCATTTTTCCAACAATGCGAACAGGATTTTATTACTGCTACAACGAATTCAACTCCATTTACGATCATCCTATTAGACATTGATCATTTTAAAAAAGTAAATGATACTTATGGTCATCATATAGGCGATGAAATTATTGTTCATGTCGTTAATCGGTGTAAAACACAGCTCCCAGATACGGCACTGTTTGCTAGGTCTGGTGGAGAAGAGTTTGTTATTGCTTTAAATGGTTACAATCAAATTGACGCTTTAGCATTAGCAAAAGACTTATGTACATCTATGGAGTCACAGGTTTGTGTTACTGAAAAGGCTTCTTTAAATGTGACGGTTAGTTTAGGCATAGCTGAAGCTAATTATGAAACAGCAGAAACACTTCATCAGTTACTCAACAAAGCAGACCAAGCTTTATACTCAGCAAAGAAAGCAGGACGCAACCGTACAGGGGTATATGAAGAAAAGAATATCTCTCTAAGTATTTGA
- a CDS encoding ABC transporter permease encodes MEDLSQLTTYEQLLYYFKENGLYVLELFITHFYISVYGVLLAAIIGIPIGIFIAKNMKLAGFIITLANIIQTIPALALMAMIMLVLGLGKTTVIATVFLYSLLPIIKNTYTGITTINKSLTDAGRGMGMTRRQILFMIELPLSLSIIITGIRIALVIAIGITAIGAFIGAGGLGDIIIRGTNATDGTAIILAGAIPTALMAVIVDIGLGWLERHFDPTRRQQRFKKDSNSNVGVG; translated from the coding sequence ATGGAAGATTTATCTCAATTAACTACGTATGAACAGCTTCTTTATTATTTTAAGGAAAATGGTCTTTATGTCCTTGAATTGTTCATTACTCATTTTTACATTTCAGTATATGGTGTTTTACTTGCTGCAATCATCGGAATTCCAATTGGCATTTTTATTGCCAAAAATATGAAGTTAGCCGGGTTTATCATTACATTGGCAAATATAATTCAGACTATACCGGCATTAGCCTTAATGGCAATGATTATGCTAGTACTCGGCTTAGGAAAAACAACGGTTATTGCTACGGTATTCCTCTATTCGCTGCTACCAATTATTAAAAATACGTATACGGGAATAACAACAATCAATAAAAGTTTAACGGATGCAGGGCGCGGTATGGGGATGACACGTAGACAAATCCTTTTTATGATTGAACTACCATTATCTTTATCAATCATTATTACAGGTATTCGTATTGCCTTAGTTATTGCAATTGGAATTACCGCAATCGGAGCTTTCATCGGTGCTGGCGGTTTAGGGGATATTATTATCCGCGGAACGAACGCAACTGATGGCACTGCCATTATTTTAGCAGGTGCAATTCCAACTGCATTAATGGCTGTTATTGTAGATATTGGACTTGGTTGGTTAGAGCGCCATTTCGACCCCACAAGACGCCAACAACGATTTAAAAAAGATTCTAATTCCAATGTTGGTGTGGGGTGA